One genomic window of Notamacropus eugenii isolate mMacEug1 chromosome 6, mMacEug1.pri_v2, whole genome shotgun sequence includes the following:
- the PAQR9 gene encoding membrane progestin receptor epsilon: MPLRPQPGGAGTKSAAAALPSASSPALAGAPSPPAARARAPAARAPAGPKALLRWDEVPDDFVECFILSGYRRLPCTAQECVASVLRPTNETLNFWTHFIPLLLFLSRFGRLFFLSGRHDLPFHHPWLLPLWCYASGVLLTLAMSCTAHVFSCLSLRLRAAFFYLDYASISYYGFGSTVAYYYYLLPGLRLLDAGVLTPYVQQRLGWHVDCARLLAAYRALVLPVAFVLAVACTVACCKSRGDWCAYPFALRTFVFVMPLSMACPIMLESWLFDLRRRNPTLFVHFYRRYLWLVVAAFFNVSKLPERIQPGLFDIVGHSHQLFHIFTFLSIYEQMHYVEEGLRQFLEAPPSSPTFLGTVGYMMLLVLCLVLVIRRFLSVSDLCKED; encoded by the coding sequence ATGCCGCTGCGGCCGCAGCCCGGGGGCGCGGGGACAAAGAGCGCCGCCGCCGCGCTGCCCTCGGCGTCCTCCCCGGCGCTGGCGGGGGCGCCCTCGCCCCCCGCCGCCCGCGCCCGCGCCCCCGCCGCCCGCGCCCCCGCCGGGCCCAAGGCGCTGCTGCGCTGGGACGAGGTGCCCGACGACTTCGTGGAGTGCTTCATCCTGTCGGGCTACCGGCGGCTGCCGTGCACGGCGCAGGAGTGCGTGGCGTCGGTGCTGAGGCCCACCAACGAGACGCTCAACTTCTGGACGCACTTCATCCCGCTGCTGCTGTTCCTCAGCAGGTTCGGCCGCCTCTTCTTCCTCAGCGGCCGCCACGACCTGCCCTTCCACCACCCCTGGCTGCTGCCGCTCTGGTGCTACGCGTCGGGCGTGCTGCTGACCTTGGCCATGAGCTGCACGGCCCACGTGTTCAGCTGCCTGTCGCTGCGCCTGCGGGCCGCCTTCTTCTACCTGGACTACGCCTCTATCAGCTACTACGGCTTCGGCAGCACCGTGGCCTACTACTACTACCTGCTGCCCGGGCTGCGGCTGCTGGACGCCGGCGTCCTGACGCCCTACGTGCAGCAGCGGCTGGGCTGGCACGTGGACTGCGCGCGGCTGCTGGCGGCCTACCGCGCGCTCGTGCTGCCCGTGGCCTTCGTGCTGGCCGTGGCCTGCACCGTGGCGTGCTGCAAGAGCCGCGGTGACTGGTGCGCCTACCCGTTCGCGCTGCGCACCTTCGTGTTCGTCATGCCGCTCAGCATGGCCTGCCCCATCATGCTGGAGAGCTGGCTCTTTGACCTGCGGCGCCGCAACCCCACGCTCTTCGTGCACTTCTACCGCCGCTACCTGTGGCTCGTGGTGGCCGCCTTCTTCAACGTCAGCAAGCTGCCCGAGCGCATCCAGCCGGGCCTCTTCGACATCGTGGGCCACAGCCACCAGCTGTTCCACATCTTCACCTTCCTCAGCATCTACGAGCAGATGCACTACGTGGAGGAGGGCCTGCGCCAGTTCCTCGAGGCGCCGCCCTCCTCGCCCACCTTCCTGGGCACCGTGGGCTACATGATGCTGCTGGTGCTCTGCCTGGTCTTGGTCATCCGGAGGTTCCTCAGCGTGTCGGACCTCTGCAAGGAGGACTGA